A genomic window from Macaca thibetana thibetana isolate TM-01 chromosome 16, ASM2454274v1, whole genome shotgun sequence includes:
- the LOC126938835 gene encoding E3 ubiquitin-protein ligase LNX-like gives MGGGETSLVRIIQHIYHDGVDARDGQLLPGDIILNVHRMDISNVSHNYAPHLLRQPYQVLRLTMLHNQKFCSRNSGQTLGAYRPQDDSCHVICNKSSPKEQLGMKLVCKVDEPGVFTFNVLDGGVAD, from the coding sequence ATGGGAGGCGGTGAAACCTCCCTGGTCCGTATCATCCAACACATTTATCATGATGGGGTAGATGCCAGAGATGGCCAACTACTGCCAGGAGACATCATCCTAAACGTCCACAGGATGGACATTAGCAATGTCTCCCACAACTATGCCCCGCATCTCCTGCGGCAGCCCTACCAGGTGCTGCGACTGACCATGCTGCACAACCAGAAGTTCTGCAGCAGGAACAGTGGACAGACGCTGGGTGCCTACAGACCCCAGGATGACAGCTGTCATGTGATTTGCAACAAAAGTAGCCCCAAGGAACAGCTTGGAATGAAATTGGTGTGCAAGGTGGATGAGCCTGGGGTGTTTACCTTCAACGTGCTAGATGGTGGTGTGGCTGATTGA